From the Pedosphaera parvula Ellin514 genome, the window CCCGGAAACCTACGAAATCCGCCGACGCCAACCACCAAATGCTTTTGGGATTCTGCGGATCCAATTCGTTCCACTCCGCATTGCAAACCATCCGCGCATTGCTCCGCATCTTGGTCACTGGCTCGGTAAACGCACCTCCACGCGCCACATCTTGCGCATCCTTTGAATCCTTCGCACACCATTCGGCCACATTGCCGACAATATCATAAAGCCCATACGGGTTTGCCTGCTTCTTGCCGCAAGGCTGGGTAGTGTTGTCGGAATTATCAATGAACCAGCCATAATCACCAGCCTTTGAAGCGTCATCGCCCCAGAAATAAGGTGTCTTGGTTCCACCACGGCAGGCAT encodes:
- a CDS encoding formylglycine-generating enzyme family protein, which codes for ACRGGTKTPYFWGDDASKAGDYGWFIDNSDNTTQPCGKKQANPYGLYDIVGNVAEWCAKDSKDAQDVARGGAFTEPVTKMRSNARMVCNAEWNELDPQNPKSIWWLASADFVGFRVVRDLGDARTAEKAK